Genomic DNA from Filimonas effusa:
CTGAGCATAAGACCAGCGGTCAGCCAGGTACCAGCCGTTACATCACTGTTAAGAACAAGAAAAATACTCCCGAGCGCCTGGAGTTGAAGAAGTTCAATCCGATTCTGA
This window encodes:
- the rpmG gene encoding 50S ribosomal protein L33, which translates into the protein MAKKGSRVQVILECTEHKTSGQPGTSRYITVKNKKNTPERLELKKFNPILKKVTVHKEIK